Genomic window (Dyadobacter fanqingshengii):
ATAGTAGCCGCCCTCGGGATGCGCGCTTAATGCGTATTTTTCTATCCAGTAACTGGCTGGTTTCAGATTTTCCATAGTAAGAACAAGATAGCACGCCGTTTAATAATTGACACTCCCGGATACGCTTTTTTAGCCAGAAAAATATTCAGCATTGAGTATGCAATTCTATATTTGATTATATTTGCTCAATATAAATCATATTTGATCAAAAATAATCAATGGTAAATGAACGAGTGAAAATCGTAGCAGACGAGGTGCTATCAAATAATTGGTATACATTAAAAAAATACACATTCGATTACCAAGGCGCCGACGGCCGATGGGAAAGGCAGTCGCGGGAGGCTTACGACCGCGGAAATGGCGCTGTGATATTGCTTTATAACCGCGAGAAACAAACTGTTATACTAACCAGGCAATTCCGCATTCCTACCTATGTGAACGGGAACGAAACAGGCATGCTGATAGAAGCTTGTGCGGGACTTTTGGATCGCGATAACCCGGAAGATTGCATCAGAAGGGAGACGGAGGAAGAAACCGGCTATATGATCAATGCCGTCGAGAAGATATTTGAAGCCTATATGTCGCCCGGTTCTGTTACAGAAATTCTATACTTTTTCGTTGCCGAATATAGAGATGAAATGAAAGTAAGTGAAGGCGGTGGCAGTGAGCAGGAGCAGGAAAATATTGAAGTGATGGAGTTACAATTCAACGAAGCGCTTCGCATGGTAAATTCAGGTGAAATCAAAGATGCCAAAACCATTATGCTGCTTCAATATGCACACCTCAATCATTTGCTTACAAAAAATGGCCAAAAAGAACCTTACCAGCTCTCTTCGGCCATTTAATTACATGCAAATGCAAATTATGATATTGGATCGGGCGTCGGGGTCGTTTCGGCAGTTGTTGTCCCTGCGGCCCCTTTACCGCCTACGAATTTTTCGTAAAGGTCTTTAAAAAAGTTTTCGGCATCAGGAAAACTGCTTTTAAGCGTGTCAGCACCTTTGTTTTTCAGCTCATCAAAATATTCAGGAGCCTTATCGATCGCACCCTCCGCTTCGGCCTTCAGATTGTTGGCTTTGGTTTTCAGGTCTTCCAAAAGCTTTTCGCCTTCTTCGCTTTGAAGATATTTATGCGCTG
Coding sequences:
- the nudK gene encoding GDP-mannose pyrophosphatase NudK, whose amino-acid sequence is MVNERVKIVADEVLSNNWYTLKKYTFDYQGADGRWERQSREAYDRGNGAVILLYNREKQTVILTRQFRIPTYVNGNETGMLIEACAGLLDRDNPEDCIRRETEEETGYMINAVEKIFEAYMSPGSVTEILYFFVAEYRDEMKVSEGGGSEQEQENIEVMELQFNEALRMVNSGEIKDAKTIMLLQYAHLNHLLTKNGQKEPYQLSSAI
- a CDS encoding YtxH domain-containing protein, which produces MSINAKHLATFILGAAAGVAAHKYLQSEEGEKLLEDLKTKANNLKAEAEGAIDKAPEYFDELKNKGADTLKSSFPDAENFFKDLYEKFVGGKGAAGTTTAETTPTPDPIS